One Silene latifolia isolate original U9 population chromosome 4, ASM4854445v1, whole genome shotgun sequence DNA segment encodes these proteins:
- the LOC141651845 gene encoding uncharacterized protein LOC141651845 — protein sequence MSEAELHRKLQLQELEEIRSDAYENASIYKARTRAWHDNMISRRVFQVGEKVLLFQNRLRLFSGKLRSRWMGPYEVVHVFPYGAIEIKCLKSGKVLKVNGQRLKHYHEGIEMGEVGTLHLVDPIYAN from the coding sequence ATGAGTGAAGCGGAACTTCATAGGAAACTTCAACTCCAAGAATTGGAAGAAATTCGAAGTGATGCTTATGAGAATGCTTCCATTTACAAGGCAAGAACAAGAGCATGGCATGACAACATGATTTCAAGAAGAGTGTTCCAAGTGGGAGAGAAAGTCTTACTCTTTCAAAATCGGCTTAGACTTTTCTCGGGAAAATTGAGGTCTAGATGGATGGGACCATATGAGGTGGTTCATGTTTTCCCATATGGAGCAATCGAGATCAAATGCTTAAAGTCCGGGAAAGTTTTGAAAGTTAACGGTCAAAGGCTAAAGCACTATCACGAGGGAATTGAAATGGGTGAAGTGGGAACACTCCACCTTGTTGATccaatttatgcaaattaa